The nucleotide window aaaatatttcaaattgtctaatcctatgatcaaatactcccaacgtctaaaatttcaggataaaatatagcataatcgggttatacgggttcacttcgtgttggcgggttgacccgtggccgacccatttattaaatgggtcatggcgggttgacccgtggctgacccgctttttaatcgtgcgggttcaacctgctttatttcgtgcgggtttcgagtcgtgttattgggtcgtgtcggaattgacagccctaaccgTGCCTGTGTCAGAGTCGAGTTGGGGCGTAGTCGTGGTTTTTCGTtgtaaatatttaaaattttaataattAAACTCTTGTTTTCgcaggaaggaaaaaaaaaagggggtggggggggaaaagaaaaaaatagaacaagTCTGTTCGGAGTTCGGACCCGACTCTCCCGCCGAGTCTCAAGAGCAGACCCAGAACTCAATGATCAAATGCTAGTTCCAAATAGACTCACTCTCTCTCAAGTCCCCAAGTTTCCGATCAATCCCAGCTTTCCCAGTGAGTTTCTCTTCTCTATATTTATCATTTCTATCATTTCAACTTCTAATTTCCTATAACTCTCCAGTCTCCATCATATTGAATTTCTGGTTTCATATCTGTTCTGGATGTTTATTTTGTTCTATGTGATGCGAAACTTACACATTCTAGGGTTCTTTCAACAAGTTAATGTTGAAGAAATTTCCTCTCTTGGTTCGGGCTTGAGCTATACTCTGGGTTGTCTGATGAAATTCAATCGTGGCAAACATCTTTTTAAAGTGTTTCAAACTTCAGTTGAAAGTTATTTATGTACTTGCTAGATTTTTCTGGAGACATTGTATGTTGTGCACGGTATTAGCTTTGCTCTTGCTCTGTGTATATATCCTTTTTGGAACTGTTTGTCTTTCTGTTTCAGTTACTAAGTTGTTGTCCACTGGATATGGTTTTGTGGGAATCTGATGCAATGCAACTAAAATGGCTTTACTTTGTCTATACTTGATTCTGTTTGTTAATGGTTTGGGGGTTTTTCGAGCAGGACAATAAGCGTagaggagttgaaaatttcttgtGACTAGCAATGGCTCGGGTAGATGATTACCTTAGGAAACAAGCTGCTGAATTGTTGCAAGCTTTGAATGAGGGATGCTATAAAGAGGACAATATCCCCTGCCAGATTGAAGAGGttatttgattttaatttcaCAACAAagagtacttatttgttaccgCTTTGCATTGTTTTTGTTGCGCTGTTTCATGCAGTTAGGATATCATTTGTTCTTCTTGCTTTTCAATTTGTAGGGTCTCTTCTTGGGTTCTTTTGGAGCTGCAAATAACGAGGAAGAACTGACCAGGTTGAACATTACTCACATTTTGACAGTGGGTAGTGCAATGCCTCCTGCATATCCAAATGATTTTGTCTATAAGGTTTTAAAAGATGGGAACATTCTTCTGTGCTGTGGTGAAATAAGTTAATTATCTTCTTTTcgcgttttctttttctttttcctgggAATGTCTTTTGGCTTTTAAACCAGAGTCTACGTTTTTGAGATAATTTCCTTTAGTCTAGTCTCCTAGTTTCTTATTTCTTGCACTCAGTCTACTACTCAGTGTTATCTAACCATTTGTTTTGTATAGCTGGGATGATCCTTTAGCTTTTAAAAATTTTGCATCATATCTTTtcctataaaatataaattgttCTCCTTTGGTATAGTCTGTTCTTCTCACACACGAGAAAGCATTCTGCAGTACTTTTCCCACTTCATTATGCCCCGTTTCACCAGCCTTTACATCATGACAATCCCTCAGAACTCCATATAAGTATCTAATGCCTTGAACCTATGAGCGTTTCTGAACCCTGTAAAACATAAGTTTGATATTGTTTCAAGCAAGTGGACTTCTGGAACTGAAATTTCTTTTTACTTTATGATGCTTTTTCAAAATTGAGGTAGTTTCTAACGGACCAAGTACAAACATAAAACAGCACTTTGATGAGTGTTTCGATTACATTGAAGAAGCTAAAAGATCTGGTGGCAGTGTGCTGGTTCATTGCTTTGTGGGAAGATCCAGAAGGTTTTGTCTCCCTGTCTACATTATTCCTGTTTCAGCTTATTGACTCATTTGTAGTGAGACATATATCATGGATCTGATGACCACACACTGTTGATAACTGATAAGTCCCATAAAATGTGAAGCCCTGAAGTATACTTCTACTGATCTCTTTCTTGTAAAACTTAGATGTAAATAATTTTTTGCTTAAACTGTGTAACTCTAATGAATTCTGACTGTAAATGGTTAGAAATTTAGAAACATATGTTTTCAATATTACAGCTAAAAAAACAGATGCTTCTACTTAAACCTTCCTAAACTGTAGTGAAGCTGATTTTAGACTATTTAAGTTAGAAAATATGCGGTGTGGAAAAAAGTGCTAGAAGAATGAAATACTTTGCTTCTTCATAATTAGAACTTGGAAACTGCAACAATTTGGACACCTTTTTATTggaaagaatttgatttgttaATATTTCTTTACAAACAAGCTTGGACTTATTAATTGTTTGACCTTGCAGTGTGGCTGTTGTTATTCCTTATCTTCTGAAAAAGCACGGTATGACCCTCTTCGAAGCTCTTGATCATGTGAAGAGTGGACGAGCATGGGCAGCTCCTAATGCTGGTTTCAGTACACAGCTGTATGAATATGAAATGTTTCTTTCTGGTAAGTCATTATCTCCTAAGTGGCTCCTTCTCAAAAATTGAAATAGTAGGTGTATGAATTGCATCCTAAAAAAGCTGCACAGGTGTGGTATATTGTTGGTTTGGGAATTATCTTCAGTCTCCTGAACCATGCGTTAGTACTATAAAGTTTTCCATGCTGCCCCTGTTGGAACTTCTAAATGTGAGCATAGAGTTTGTTGCTAATGACCAAATATCAAACTCTTTCGAAATTACAACTTGATTTGTGTCCGTGTGGGAGACTTGAGCATGTCACGTTACTATATGCTGGATTATAAGGTGGTGTGAAGAGAAAAGTAGAAAATGCTTTACGATAGTAGCTAATGAAGAGAACAAGAAAGTGAAATGTGTGTCGAAATTGGAAAACCCGCTTTATTGTGTTGCTGAAATTAATTGAAAGATTTGTGGTTTTTTCTTTATCCCAGGTTGTTACAAAAAAAGAAAGCATGAGCCCTTGAGATTGTGAATAGGATATAGTTCAATACGATAATCATATGCCAAGAAggctaaaattttaattttaattgcatTAAGATTTTATGTAGGACTTCCATATACTTTACTATGAACCATGAAGCCTGCAGAATTCTTGCGACTTCTCAAAGGTTAGTTAGATGACCAGTACCTTTTATTATTATAACTATAAGATTAATCAATGAAGAATGCATCTTCATCTAATCTGTAACTCCAATGAAGCTAAACTCTAGATGTGAAGTTAAAGTTGGTGCAAGTTGTTTGCCGGGAACTCAGCAAACAACTTGCACCAACTACAAGCCTTGCTCACAATCTACCCAAAGGAATCCACCACCAAGGTCTAGTGTTAGTTTTATGGACACAGAAGGGGATCTTTGCATGATGCTTGTAATGTAATGAAGGGTGGAAGAGTCTTTAGCTACTGGAAGTACCAAATTTCGGCTCGGGAATGAAAGATGATGACTAGTACTGAGCAATGAATAGAGAAAACTTCACCCATTCATAGCCTCCCAAGTCTTGATGTGTTTGACCAATAAAGATAAGTCTCTTTGTGTCGATTGTTGAAAGTGGTTCATTTTCAATGAGGATAAGGAGGAAATCAGAGACCAAATCTAGAAGACTTCAAGAGTGGCAACTTGACTTTGAATTCTATGTAGCTACATGTGCCATCAACATGTATGCATTATGtatcttgataggagcataaaatgcatCGAATTTATAGTTCAAACCTTTATAGTTTATTTcttaaaaagatcaatttaacttagttattttcttaggtactttgagaagcagttaaggagaaaagagagctaCAATGGGGAAATCAAGGCACTTCACATGAAGTAGTGATGCAAAGGATGGAGTCTGATCATTCATTGGTCCTAAAACTCAAGAGAAGATGGAGAAAATTGCCgtgcaaaacagttgcagagaagcagaaaacagaGTACAAGAGactgccttattttcttctgttttgggaaGCTGTTTTGAAGAACCTTCGAGTGGAATTATGAAGAAAGGCCTGGCAAAATTTGAAGATCACATGTTCTACTATAACGTCAGTAAAAGATTTGGTCCAGAATGATAAGCAGGAAGCGGGAGGCTGTGCTCAAATTTGGTTCCTCGAGAAGACTGTTTCCATCAGCTTTTCAGGAAGCTTTTTCAAGGACTTTTATACTGGACTTAAGGGATGAAAATCATGAAGTTCTCTGCCTAGAATTTAAGAATATATGTTGTAGAGTAGTTTCGAATCAAGAATCATCCATAAAGGTGGTGTAATGAAGAAGTTACGATGCTGCATAGATGAGTAGAAgataaggaaaatctggaatttctgACAAGTCTTTATGCGAAGCATTTTCATGACCGTTGTTGGGCCACGTTTCAAGAAGCTTTCTAGAAGGTTTTTGCACGGTTTTGAAGGGTGATATCAGAAGTATTATGTGGCAGAATATCACCTTCAAATCTGCTGGGAACCCTTGTCAAACATGGAGAGGAAAATCAATCCTAGTTGAGAAAGGAAAGTGAATTAAAGGTTATATTTTCTGAAGATATTCTTGGCAGATTTTGGGAcgaattttattggatttttgctGCATTATACTTATCAAGAGACTATTAGAAAGACACTCAACAACTATGACaaaaaaccctaggagagtttTTCTCTCAACCCTAGTTGTCTACGGCCTCCTTGCCTCCTTCAACAATTGCTTCGTCCCTTTCTCTTCCCGCCTACGTTCTCTTTTGACTATGGCCTCCATTGATGCAGTAACAGCGAGCTTCGCTGCTTCGCTTGCTCTTGCAGATGGGGGTCGTGCCCCAGATCTGGGGAAGATCGGTGGAGGTCCTGTTCGCAAGTCCTCCCAATTTTTTCTCCTTGGCAAGCCTTTGACCCGAAAACCTATCGACCCAAAGGCATTCATGTCTCACTTCAATCGAACCTGGCTGGTGGATAAGGAGTTTCGGATCCAAGAACGGGCTGGTGATCTTTTCTTGTTCTCCTTTGTTTCTGCACGTGATCGTAACAAAATTCTTCGGGGGGGAGTATGGTGTTTTGATCGTGCCCCTGTCtgctttgaagaatatgatagCGTTAAGCCATTGCATGAGTTTCCTTTTAAGCATCTTCGAATCTGGGCTAAAGTTGCTGGTATACCTCCTCTGTATGAAGAACTCGAGAATCTCATGTTGATTGGCAATCTGTTGGGTGGATTCTTGGACTATGACAAGAAGGAGTTTAAGAAGGGGGTGAATAGGGTTTTGTTCACCCATGACACATCCAAACCTATCCTGCTTGAAAGAAGAGTCTTTCTTGATACCGGAGTTGAACCTGTGTTGCAATTCCAGTTCGAACATCTGTGGGGGAGATGTTCTCAGTGTGGTTTGGTCACACATGCCGGAATTGCTTGTGAGGAGCCAACTGCAGTCAACCCTACTTCTAGGGTTCTTCACTTTCCAACAGGTTCGACCTCAGGGAATTCTTTTGCCTTTTCTGCCAAGAGCAAGGGAGACCTTCTCTATCCTTCCCCAGTCattccaaagaagaagagacCTGCTTTTCGCTGAGTGGAGTGTCTGAGCTCTGATCCTCCTTCTCCCCTTGATCCGGTTCCAACTGACATCAGTCCTACTTCTGCAGGTAGTCATTTGGAGCACAGGTTGGAGAGTACTGGGGCCTCAGGTGAGGAACTTGTTATGGACGTTTCTTGTGATCTTGTTGTCCCTACAGGTATGCAGAAGACACAGATTGATCTGGTTTCCAAGAAACGGGAACAGAGTGGTGCTAACCATCCTTCTCCCAAGAAGTTCAAAACAATCTTGGGTGGCAAGATTCCTACACTGCAGGCAGAGGCACTTGGCCTCATTGAAGAGGATGGTGACCTTACTTTGGTCACTTTGAAAAAGAGGTCTGGTAGGCCTCTTGGAAGCAAGAATAAAGCTCAGAGTGTCAATAAGAAGCTTGGTGGTACTCCGTTGAAGATCACTTATCCTACTAGCATTGGAACAGTTCCCAGCCCTAGCgacaagggcaaaggaaagATTTAGTCTTTCCAGATTTCTCTGCCTATTACTAGAAGTTTTAATCTTCTACTACTTGCatcttagtttctctagttgtacaccaattgaggtctctaggcgactaggttaCTAGCAAACGGAAGTTGGTAGGGAggattttctttcttgtggTTAGGCTCCATAAGTGAGCGAACGTGTTAACAGTGAAGGTCACCTGTCCTTTGTCTGATAGCTTAgaccatttatgattttggtgtaaGACAGTGTTGGATGTACGagccttctggccatggataaattgaatgaagttatctctttttctcaaaaaaaaaagatagagacTATTAGAAAGACTTAAGGAAGGTTCAGAAGATTGTGTGGCAGCCAAGcaagtggaattggagaagaataaggagaaCTCAACCTAGTTTTGAAGAGAAAAGTTAGAGGtttgtaaacaataaaataggAGGCTTCTTGGCGTCATTGGCATACCATATCATACAGGTTTCACGCCTCAAAATAACCCTAGCTCTCTGGTTTTCGAAGCTCCATACAAgcataaggaaaagaagccACCAAAGTCGCCATCTGCCACCACCGTGACCATCCATCTTCAAGCAACATCCACCGTGTCTCTTCACTCCTTTTCTGCgactttgttttcttattttcaatATGTTACTGTGTGTTTACCTTAGAAGAATgagtagctaaatacttttgtgttaggggctagtttgaagccctaaactatggttcaagtttcataataaatttctatgttttagttaCTTTGTCGATGAGATTGTTCTTTGATTCTGGATTAGATgaatcttttatatgtatgtttcatgtggttgcaaacatataggatatgcatgtaattggtgctaggttaaatagcaattcacctaatagttttgtgattttAACCGAAGTAGTAAAGCCTCTCGCCTAGGTGTGTACCAAAGATGAGGAATGCAACTAGACACGCTTGTTGTACTAGTTTGTACACTTGGATTGACATCCTTCCATATGTGCTTAATGCTTTAGAACTTGCTAAATGTAGGAGCCGCTTGTGATCTCTATGTTGCATGTTTTCAAAAGGTTCTAATAACGGCGCTTGTTCTTGTTAGTACATTATAGGGAAGTAATATAAGGTACTTAGCTTGCTTCTAGCTTTGCAACTTGGTCAATCTCTCTCTTATGACTTAGTAATAAACATAGGaagaaaaattggaacttggattGTGTTTAGTGGTGGATAACGAACTCCTAACTGCTCATCATCATATTCACAAACTTTACTTTAGATTCATCTTTTGCTCTTACTTTATTTTCAgcataattaatcaataatttcccctcaattgtgtttttaaatttgttttattatagtttctagttttctttattttctagaTTACATAAATTGAAGGTGAACCCTTGATCCTTGGCGTGGAACGATCCCTTACTTTCACTACTACAACTTGACAACAAAAAGGGTTTTTAATTGCGTGCTATTTTTAGCAGAGCATATCTATAAGACTATAACTAAAAACCTCGTCTAGCATAAGATGAATTCTGCTTTAACcaaaaatgaaacaaacaaatctcatttacatatatatgttaCATTGAATctttaaacccaaaacccagtCCCAGATCAGTGCAAGTATTCTGATCCATCAACGTGGAATAACTAAATCCTAGCATAGAAGCACCCAAATCAAAATGTAACGGGGTATCCTCCAATTGATGAGCCCCTAATACAATTGAAGTCTTCTGCTCCAAACCACCATCCAAGAACCCCAAACACATAACTTCATCGCTCACTTGAACCATGGAGTTTCTACCATGAATTCTCCACTTCACCATCTCACTCTGCAGCCCCAAATCAACAACAGGCGCTCTTGAACCAACCCGAATGCCATCGATGTTTTTGGAACCAAAACATAGTCCAAATGGTGCCACAGAATCCACCCTAGTCATGTTCATAGCCACAGCAGCTTGCTCATAAGCTTTGACAAATACAGAATAGACTGAGCTCTCCATAGTAGAGTAGGGAACAACTGTGCTTAGCTTAATCCCTCCAAGACCCTCTTTGTAATTCAGAGACAATTGCTTCCCGTTGACTCTGATTGACTTCAGGTTGATGAAATACTCATGTGGTGAGTCAACTTTAGTAACCAGGGGTGTGTATGTGAGTGAGTCTGAAACTCCAGAGACAAAATAAGAACCATATTCCCCATTGTCGTGTAAAACGACCCCGTTTGATGAAGACAGGCAGAGGATGAACTGCGGTTTGGAACCAAATGCTGCAGCAATTTGCGACGCCACCGAAACTCGACTCCTTCCGAGTCCTAACATTCCTCTAGCCCCAGATGCTAGGCCTTTCAGAAGCAATTTGGGTGCACAGGAAAATAAGAAAAGGGAATCAACGGTGGTTTTGGACACATTAACGAACGGAAGGGCTATGATGTCTTCTGCCAAATCTCCTTGTGTGGCCATTTGGGTGATTCTGTTTTGTGGGAAAGTCTCACACTTGCTGGACTTGCTTTTTAGGGT belongs to Rosa chinensis cultivar Old Blush chromosome 4, RchiOBHm-V2, whole genome shotgun sequence and includes:
- the LOC112199364 gene encoding probable aspartic proteinase GIP2, which produces MAAFLHFLLLLCSFAYNFNTSQSKHTHPQQKGAIFHVTKDLSTLQYVTQIHHGTPLQPTNLVIDLGGPFLWLGCASDSGSSSSRTLISHSSIKCLSANPNTLKSKSSKCETFPQNRITQMATQGDLAEDIIALPFVNVSKTTVDSLFLFSCAPKLLLKGLASGARGMLGLGRSRVSVASQIAAAFGSKPQFILCLSSSNGVVLHDNGEYGSYFVSGVSDSLTYTPLVTKVDSPHEYFINLKSIRVNGKQLSLNYKEGLGGIKLSTVVPYSTMESSVYSVFVKAYEQAAVAMNMTRVDSVAPFGLCFGSKNIDGIRVGSRAPVVDLGLQSEMVKWRIHGRNSMVQVSDEVMCLGFLDGGLEQKTSIVLGAHQLEDTPLHFDLGASMLGFSYSTLMDQNTCTDLGLGFGFKDSM
- the LOC112201001 gene encoding dual specificity protein phosphatase 1 isoform X2; translation: MARVDDYLRKQAAELLQALNEGCYKEDNIPCQIEEVVSNGPSTNIKQHFDECFDYIEEAKRSGGSVLVHCFVGRSRSVAVVIPYLLKKHGMTLFEALDHVKSGRAWAAPNAGFSTQLYEYEMFLSGTLRSS
- the LOC112201001 gene encoding dual specificity protein phosphatase 1 isoform X1; translated protein: MARVDDYLRKQAAELLQALNEGCYKEDNIPCQIEEVVSNGPSTNIKQHFDECFDYIEEAKRSGGSVLVHCFVGRSRSVAVVIPYLLKKHGMTLFEALDHVKSGRAWAAPNAGFSTQLYEYEMFLSGKSLSPKWLLLKN